TGAATGATGCCTTGAATTTATATGCAGAGCAACCTAATGTAATGCACATTAGCGGTTTTCTACCGCAACAGTTTCCCAATGCTAAGCAATACGAACTTCCTGAAACCTTCTTCCTGACATTCATGAGTTGTTGGGGATGGGCCACTTGGAAAGATGCATGGGCAAAAATAAACCTTGACACTGGCTATTTGCTAGAGGAAATCAATAAAGAAAATAAGCTGAATGCTTTTAACCTAGATGGAGCAATATCTTTCCATCAACAGTTGGAATGGAATCTGCAAGGCAAGATGAAAACTTGGGCAATCAAATGGTTTACAAGTATTTTTCTTGAAGGAGGATTATGTCTATATCCAAAACAGACATTGGTCAGAAATATTGGCTTTGATGGCAGCGGAGAAAATAGTGGTGAACTATATAACAATCCCTATGAAGTATCTGTAACCAACTTTATTACTGTATCTCCTATTCCTATTGAAGAAAGTGCTATTGGACGAGAATATTTGAGAAACTTTTACCTATTTACTAACAAGAAAACTCTAAAAGGTTTTTTGGTAAAGGTGAAAAATAAAATCAAACAGTGGATTGGACATGAAATCCATGCAGGAAGAGAATAAAGTTATTTAACAATCAATATTAATTGCGCATAAAACTACTAATGAATTTTTTTGCAAAACTTCTACAGCCTTTTTTAGGCAGCGTCCGTGCCAAAAGGCTAGACCTATTATTTTCAGCGGCAGGCGACTTATTTATGTATAAGGACAGTTACCTTCATCAAACTGGATGGGGTGTATCTTTTCTTCAAAAAAGACCCGTAAATAAGGACCAATGCCCAATACCTTGGGTTACCTATAGTTTTATAGAATTCATTAGACCCCGTCTTCACAAAGAACTCAATATCTTCGAATACGGAAGTGGAAACTCTACAGCTTTTTATGCAGAAAGGTGTAACTCTGTAACATCAGTAGAGCATGATGAGGAATGGATCAAAGAGGTTAAAGAAATGCTTCCTACCAATGCCCAACTCCTTTTTCGGAACTTAAAAGAAGACCCTACATCTTACTATAATGCTGCTCCTGAATCAGGTAAGCAATATGATATTATTATAGTAGATGGCAGAGACCGTGTAGCATGTACAAAAGCTTCAGTTTCTGCGCTATCCTCATCAGGTATTCTTGTTCTCGACGACACAGAACGGGCTTCATATCAGGAAGCAATAGACTTTATGACAGAAAAAGGTTTTAAGAAGATTGACTTTTGGGGCATGGCTCCCGGTATGGTGTATAATAAGTGCACAACTATATTCTATAAAGTTGACAACTGTCTCAACATATAAATTTGATACCAGACAGGGATACATCATACTTATTCCTGTCTGAACATCCTCCCTCCTTTTCCAGTTACTCAGTTTCCAACTTTTATTTTAATTTCATTCAAAAGATCAATTACAATGAACTGGAAGAAATATATTATCCCAATCACAATTCCCATCCTCCTTATAAGCTGTCAGTCCAAGCAAGATTCCACTCAAGCTGCAAAAGAAAGTGAAAAGCTACAGGAAGTTGCTTCATCAGAAAAGCAATGGACTGGTATAGCTATAAGTAAAAGCGGACGAATGTTTGTCAATTATCCAAGGTGGTCTGAAAATGTTCCTGTTTCCGTTGCCGAAATTATTGATGGTGAGGCTATTGCTTATCCTGACAGCTTATGGAATAACTATCAAGACAACAATGACAGTAGTTTTGTATGTGTACAGAGTGTCTTTGTAGACAAACTAGACAGACTTTGGGTATTAGATCCCGCAAATCCAATGTTTAGAGGTGTTGTCGAAAGGGGACCAAGGCTCTATCAATTTGATCTCAATACAGATTCCCTCGTAAGAAGTTACCGTTTTCCTTCTGATATCATTCCAAATGATACTTACCTAAATGATATTCGTATTGATGAGGAAAACAATACTGCCTATATCACAGACTCTGGAACAGGAGGTATTATCACTTTAAACTTAAAAACAGGTGAAGCAAATCGTAGGTTATCGAACCATCCTTCTACAAAAGCAGAAACAGATCGATTGACGATTGGTGATATCACTTGGATGAATAGTGTAAACTCAGATGGAATAGCCCTGTCTCCTGATCGTAAGTACCTTTATTATGCTGCTCTTTCAGGGCATACGCTGTATCGTGTCCCAACTGAAGCACTTCTTACAAACACTGATCAAGAGCTAGGACAACAGGTTGAGAAGGTCCATGAAATCCATGCTCCTGATGGGATGTTATTCGGTAAAAATGGAAACCTCTATATGGCTTCTTTAGAAACCAATGCTATTTACAGCTTTACTAATAATGGAAAATACGTTGAGTTAATTAACTCTTCAGATATTAAGTGGGCAGATTCTTTTGCTACTGATGGAAATGGTAACTTATACTTTACTACTTCTCAAATTCACTTACCGGTAAAAGACAGAACCACTTATAAGATATATAAGATCAATCCTAAAAAGCTCCTCGAGCATCAATAAAAAGTTGTTATAAAAAAACAGGACAAACGGTATCATATCGTTTGTCCTGTTTTTTTATTCAAAAAGAGTAAGATTAGTTAGGGAATAATTCCTCTCTGATTTTGTTTACTCTTTCAGCATCTTCTGAAGTTGGCTCAGGGTATTGGATATCCAATTGAGCTGGAGTTGCAGTTCTGCTCTTTCCGTAAATTCTTTCGCTGTCAAGGTTAACACCTTTACTTGGTGCTGTATTATGTTGACCGCAAGAAGCCAAAGCTAGCAGCATTGCCGCTGAAGCCAATTTGATCAGGTTCTTTTTCATGAATATTACTATTATATATTTATAAATCACCACTTAATTGACAGTCGCAAAAATATCATTTACAGCCTTAAACACAAAGGATTATTCCAGCCTTTGGTATAAAAAAAGCCCTTACAGTATTGTTATCTTACTGTAAGGGCTTTTCAGTATTCTATATTGATTACTTCTTAGTGGTTTCTACCTGCATTAATCATTGCACAACGGAAACCAATTGTAGAAGTAGCTGAATCTTGCTCAAGGAATCTTCTTGTACCTGGCGCCAACCAATAAGCTACGTCTTTCCAAGAACCACCTTTGTATACTCTAATGTGGTCTGAGATAAATGTTTCGTAGTTACGGCTGTCATAAGCATAACCATAATCAGGACCATCCAAGTAATCACTGTTACGAACTGGGTTCAGGTCACTGAAGTCTTGGTAAGAAAGCGGACGGTAGATATCCTCAACCCACTCACTTACGTTACCTGCCATATTGTACAGACCAAAGTCGTTTGGAGGGTTATCATAGATCCAAGTAGTAATCATCGCTGCATCATTCAGCTTACCACCGATACCTGCGTAGTCACCACGACCTCTCTTAAAGTTAGCCATGAAGTCACCCATGCTTTCACCATAAGGGTTTCTCAATGAGTGGCCATCCCAAGGGTAGATTCTTCTCTCACTGTAGTTTTCATCCAACTCTTGCAAACCGATCAATGCCTGAGCAGCGTAATCCCACTCTGCCTCTGTAGGCAATCTGAAAGCAGGAAGTACAATTCCTGACTCCAATGGAATTCTCTGACCGTTTTCAGCAGCTTCCACCTCATCATCGTTACCATTCTGAAGTGCCAATTGCTTGTTTACAGTAGTAGTTCTCCACTGACAGTATTTCTGAGCTTGGATCCAAGATACACCCACTACTGGGAAATATCTAAAGCCTGGATAACGAAGGTAGTGATCTACATACTGGTCATTGAATGCCAGCTCTTCTTTCCATACTGTTGAATCAGGCAAAGCCTCATCATAGTACTGCTTACCTGAGTCCATTGCATAGTGCAAGTACTCAAGCCAGTGAATATTGGCAATCTCTGTTTCGTCCATCCAGAATGAACTTACTGAGACTGTTCTTTCGATGTTATCCATCGATTTCAAAAGATCTTCTTCGTAAGAGCCCAATACAACCCTACCACCTTCGATGTAAACCATGTTCGGTGCCTCAGGCATACCATTATAATCTCTTACTGCAAACGAGTTGTCATCATCCCCGTTATATTCCAGCCCTGTAACTGTACTTGCTCTTCCGGGACCGTAAGCGTCCGGTTTAGTATTTTTTGAACAACCTGCCAGAACCGACAGCAATGTAAACAGGTAAATGTAATTTCTTACTTTGTTCATAGTTGTGTCTGAATAAAAATTCACCGGAAAAGGGCTCTTGCCGCTCCCTGTATTTTTAAGCTCAATATTAACGAATGAACGAATGATTATCTAATATCCGGTATTAAAATTCACTTAACTCGGTGTCAATAATTATACCTAACAAAGGGCAAAAGTAAAAAAATCTAAAAAATTCTCGTTTTAGGTTGAAAAAATATTGCCATGTAAGAATTATTCAATATCATTTTTACTTTCAACTCTGCTTGATCCTAATAATCATGCATTTTTTATATGCTCAAGACATTTGATCGCTTCTTTGATTGAGGAAACATCATCTAAGATAATGATCAAACGCTTTTTCGTTTCTTTTAATGTGCAACGTTTCCCTTGCTGTTGGACAAATGCCAATATCTTACCAAACTCTTCTGATTGATAATAGGAAACGTGTTTATTTTCCAACAAGTAGATTTTCAGCGTATCATTTTTAAGCATAATCTTCTCCATGCCCAATGATTCTGCTAACCAACGTAACCTGACTGTTTTAAGCAGATCTTCTACTTGTGATGGAATAGGCCCAAAGCGATCGGTGAGTGAGTTTCTGAATTTCTCCAACCCATTCTCATCCTTTAGCTTATCGGCAGCAATATAAAGATTTAATCTTTCAGAAATATTGCTAACATAGTCCTCAGGGATCAAAATCTCAAAATCAGTTTCAATACTGCAACTGACTTTGAGCATTCCAAGGTCCAATTCATTCTTGAAAAGTTCCTTAAATTCCTCCTGCTTCAATTCTTGAACTGCATCTTCTAGTATTTTATTGTATGCATCGAAGCCTAAATCTGTAATAAATCCAGATTGTTCTCCTCCAAGCAGATTTCCAGCTCCCCGAATGTCCAAATCTCTCATCGCCACCTTGAAACCATCCCCAAGATCCGAGAACTGTTCCAACGTACTCAAACGCTTTCGTGCTTCAGCTGTCAGGTTAATCATCGGAGGCGTCATCAGATAACAATATGCCTTTTTATTAGAGCGCCCAACCCGACCTCTCATTTGATGCAAATCGGACAGGCCAAACATATGTGCCCGATTGATAATGATGGTATTAGCACTTGGAATATCTAAACCAGACTCAATGATATTGGTAGAGACCAATACATCATACTCCCCTTCGATAAACTTGAGCATGATCTTTTCCAACTTTGGACCTTCCATCTGACCATGAGCATAAGCCACCTTTGCATCAGGTACCAAATGCATGATATTATTAGCCATATGCTCAATGTCGCTGATTCGGTTATGGACAAAAAATACTTGCCCTCCCCTTCTAATCTCAGTAGCAACTGCATCACGAACCATCGTATCACTGTAGGTTGACAGAATAGTCGTGACAGGCTGACGGTTTGGAGGTGGTGTCGAAATTACGGAAAGGTCCCTTGCGCCCATCATTGAGAAATGAAGTGTTCTTGGAATTGGCGTTGCCGTCAATGTCAAAACATCTACATTGACACGCATTTCCTTTATTTTCTCCTTAGTCTTAACCCCAAACTTTTGTTCTTCATCAATCACCAACAACCCAAGGTCTTTGAACTGAACGTCCTTATTTGTAATCCGATGTGTACCAATAAGGATATCAACCTTCCCCTCTTTCAAGTCTTTCAGTGTTTCACGAATCTGCTTTGTTGAACGGAAACGGTTAATATACTCAACTCGGCATGGCAAATTCCCTAACCTCCCTTTAAAGGTATTGTAATGCTGCATGGCAAGGATAGTCGTAGGAACAAGTATCGCAACCTGCTTACTGTCTGCTACAGCTTTAAATGCTGCTCGTATTGCTATCTCTGTTTTACCAAAACCTACATCGCCACAAACCAGTCTGTCCATCGGGTAATCCTGCTCCATATCTTGTTTGACTGCTGCTGTAGCTGTTGCTTGGTCAGGTGTGTCCTCATAAAGGAATGATGACTCCAATTCTGCTTGCAAATAGCTATCAGGAGAAAAACCAAACCCTTTCGCTGCCCTTCGCTTTGCATAAAGCTTAATTAGCTCCCGAGCTATATCCTTTACCTTTTTCTTGGCTTTAGACTTTTTCTTTTCCCATTCCTGAGAGCCCAACTTACTCATTTGAGGCATTGTACCGTCTTGCCCTGAGTATTTGGAGATCTTGTGAAGCGCATGCAAACTGATATACAATAAGTCATCATCTCGATAAATCAACCTCACAGCTTCCTGCTCCTTACCATTGACCTCCATCTTTTCCAATCCTCCGAATCTGCCAATGCCATGATCAATATGGGTAATATAATCACCGATATTCAGCGATTGCAGTTCTTTCAAGGTCATCGCTGAGGAAGACTTGAAACGGGATCTTGTTTTAGCTTTGTGGTAACGTTCAAAAATCTGATGATCCGTATAGCAAGCAATTTGGTTAAGCTTATCCAAAAAGCCTCCTCTCAGTCCCAAGTTCAACTCGAACAGTGTCAGATCTGGGTTTACTTCTTCAAATATGGTATGTAAACGCTCCAACTGTTTTGGAGATTCTGCCACTAGAATATTACGAACCCCCTGATGCTGATTTGCCTCCAATGTATCTGCCAACATATTGAAGTCCTTATTGAAAGAAGGCTGCGGACTTGATTCGAAAACGATCTCAAGGTCTGGTTTCAGGAAAAAGCGATTCCCAAACTCCACTCTATGGTACTGTTCTGCAAACTTTTCAAAGTTATCTTTTGTCTCAAAAAGCTCATCAGGTCCATGAATTACCTGAGTATTTCCATTGGCTGCCAATATTTCCTGAAAACTGTCTGTAGCACGTTCAAAGTAGTTTTCAATGACATCCAAAGTCAGTTGATACTCCTTTACCCAAATTGTAGTATCCTGTGGTAAAAAACGTAAAAATGATTCCCTGATTTCTTGCAATAGCTTTGTCTGAACATCAGGAACAATGGCAGCATAGTCACAGCTTTCTTTTGAGAGTTGTGTCAACGGATCAAAAGTTCTGATCGTATCAATCTCGTCACCAAAAAGCTCTATTCTATAAGGATAATCATGCGCATACGAGAAGATATCAACAATTCCACCACGAATAGCAAACTGTCCAACTTCATATACAAAATCCGTTTTCTCAAATTCGTATTCTACTAAAAGCTCCGTGATAAAATCAATATTGAACTTTTCTCCTACCCGAGCAGTGTAGGTATTTTCCAACAAAGACCGTTGATTGATTACCTTTTCAGTCAATGCCTCAGGGTAAGTGACAATCAGCTCTCCTTCTTTTCTCTTCTGGCTGATAATATTCAACACTTCTGCTCTTTGGAGAATATTGGCATTTTCGACCTCCACAAACTCATAAGGCTTTTTATAGGAAGTCGGAAAAAACAAGGCTTCTCTTTCAGGTAAAATACTTTGCAAATCATTCAGAAAATAAGTAGCCTCTTCCTTGTCATGCATCACAAACAAGTGAGTTCCTTTTTTCGAATCACAGATAGCCGCTGTCACTACTGCATCCAAGCTTCCTGACATGCCTTTTACCTGCAAACACATCGCTTCTTTACCAGAAAGCTGATCAGCAAGCATCCTCACTTGTGCATCTTGCTGATACTGCTCCAGAAAACCTTTTGCTGTGATTTTATGTACTTCTGTATCTGCTGAAGTCAATTTGCTATTTGCCATCTTCCAATTATCAGTTTTTCAATATTTTCACAAAAATACAGTAAGTCTTCCAAAGATTGGAAGGGTTTTCCATTTACCAAGGATTAATTCTCACTACAAACCCTATTTCCTCGTTTAGTAACACGCTGCCTTGTCATTTCGTTTTACTGCCTATCCTAAGTAAATGAATATTCACTACCGCAATAGTGCATTTAAAAGAAATGTTCTATATCTTGATTCTCTGATCAAATCATTAAACAACACAACAAAGATGAACCCAATGAACAAAATAGACACTGCACTGACTGAAATGTTGGGTATTCGCTATCCGATTATCATAGCTCCTATGTTTTTGGTATCTAATGCTGAGATGCTAAAAGCAGCAATCCGAAGTGGAATTACAGGTGCTGTCCCTGCACTCAACTACCGAACGGACAAAGAGTTTAGAGCAGCTATCGAGGGAATAAAAAATGAGGTTAGCGGACCTGTAGGCATCAACCTTATTGCCAACAAATCCAATGTACGACTGGAAGAACAACTGCAAAGTTGCCTTGACCTTGAAATTGATTACATCATTACATCTCTAGGAAGTCCACAACGCATCATTGAGAAATGTAAGCAAC
This portion of the Limibacter armeniacum genome encodes:
- a CDS encoding L-dopachrome tautomerase-related protein encodes the protein MNWKKYIIPITIPILLISCQSKQDSTQAAKESEKLQEVASSEKQWTGIAISKSGRMFVNYPRWSENVPVSVAEIIDGEAIAYPDSLWNNYQDNNDSSFVCVQSVFVDKLDRLWVLDPANPMFRGVVERGPRLYQFDLNTDSLVRSYRFPSDIIPNDTYLNDIRIDEENNTAYITDSGTGGIITLNLKTGEANRRLSNHPSTKAETDRLTIGDITWMNSVNSDGIALSPDRKYLYYAALSGHTLYRVPTEALLTNTDQELGQQVEKVHEIHAPDGMLFGKNGNLYMASLETNAIYSFTNNGKYVELINSSDIKWADSFATDGNGNLYFTTSQIHLPVKDRTTYKIYKINPKKLLEHQ
- the mfd gene encoding transcription-repair coupling factor, which encodes MANSKLTSADTEVHKITAKGFLEQYQQDAQVRMLADQLSGKEAMCLQVKGMSGSLDAVVTAAICDSKKGTHLFVMHDKEEATYFLNDLQSILPEREALFFPTSYKKPYEFVEVENANILQRAEVLNIISQKRKEGELIVTYPEALTEKVINQRSLLENTYTARVGEKFNIDFITELLVEYEFEKTDFVYEVGQFAIRGGIVDIFSYAHDYPYRIELFGDEIDTIRTFDPLTQLSKESCDYAAIVPDVQTKLLQEIRESFLRFLPQDTTIWVKEYQLTLDVIENYFERATDSFQEILAANGNTQVIHGPDELFETKDNFEKFAEQYHRVEFGNRFFLKPDLEIVFESSPQPSFNKDFNMLADTLEANQHQGVRNILVAESPKQLERLHTIFEEVNPDLTLFELNLGLRGGFLDKLNQIACYTDHQIFERYHKAKTRSRFKSSSAMTLKELQSLNIGDYITHIDHGIGRFGGLEKMEVNGKEQEAVRLIYRDDDLLYISLHALHKISKYSGQDGTMPQMSKLGSQEWEKKKSKAKKKVKDIARELIKLYAKRRAAKGFGFSPDSYLQAELESSFLYEDTPDQATATAAVKQDMEQDYPMDRLVCGDVGFGKTEIAIRAAFKAVADSKQVAILVPTTILAMQHYNTFKGRLGNLPCRVEYINRFRSTKQIRETLKDLKEGKVDILIGTHRITNKDVQFKDLGLLVIDEEQKFGVKTKEKIKEMRVNVDVLTLTATPIPRTLHFSMMGARDLSVISTPPPNRQPVTTILSTYSDTMVRDAVATEIRRGGQVFFVHNRISDIEHMANNIMHLVPDAKVAYAHGQMEGPKLEKIMLKFIEGEYDVLVSTNIIESGLDIPSANTIIINRAHMFGLSDLHQMRGRVGRSNKKAYCYLMTPPMINLTAEARKRLSTLEQFSDLGDGFKVAMRDLDIRGAGNLLGGEQSGFITDLGFDAYNKILEDAVQELKQEEFKELFKNELDLGMLKVSCSIETDFEILIPEDYVSNISERLNLYIAADKLKDENGLEKFRNSLTDRFGPIPSQVEDLLKTVRLRWLAESLGMEKIMLKNDTLKIYLLENKHVSYYQSEEFGKILAFVQQQGKRCTLKETKKRLIIILDDVSSIKEAIKCLEHIKNA
- a CDS encoding glycosyltransferase family protein, with amino-acid sequence MELAPIVLFIYNRAWHTEKTLEALSQNNLADQSTLYIYADGPKDSASEADLAEIAATRQVAHKKQWCKEVHIIESDKNKGLADSIVEGVTAVVNQYGKVIVLEDDITTSKGFLQYMNDALNLYAEQPNVMHISGFLPQQFPNAKQYELPETFFLTFMSCWGWATWKDAWAKINLDTGYLLEEINKENKLNAFNLDGAISFHQQLEWNLQGKMKTWAIKWFTSIFLEGGLCLYPKQTLVRNIGFDGSGENSGELYNNPYEVSVTNFITVSPIPIEESAIGREYLRNFYLFTNKKTLKGFLVKVKNKIKQWIGHEIHAGRE
- the gldJ gene encoding gliding motility lipoprotein GldJ, encoding MNKVRNYIYLFTLLSVLAGCSKNTKPDAYGPGRASTVTGLEYNGDDDNSFAVRDYNGMPEAPNMVYIEGGRVVLGSYEEDLLKSMDNIERTVSVSSFWMDETEIANIHWLEYLHYAMDSGKQYYDEALPDSTVWKEELAFNDQYVDHYLRYPGFRYFPVVGVSWIQAQKYCQWRTTTVNKQLALQNGNDDEVEAAENGQRIPLESGIVLPAFRLPTEAEWDYAAQALIGLQELDENYSERRIYPWDGHSLRNPYGESMGDFMANFKRGRGDYAGIGGKLNDAAMITTWIYDNPPNDFGLYNMAGNVSEWVEDIYRPLSYQDFSDLNPVRNSDYLDGPDYGYAYDSRNYETFISDHIRVYKGGSWKDVAYWLAPGTRRFLEQDSATSTIGFRCAMINAGRNH
- a CDS encoding FkbM family methyltransferase, which produces MNFFAKLLQPFLGSVRAKRLDLLFSAAGDLFMYKDSYLHQTGWGVSFLQKRPVNKDQCPIPWVTYSFIEFIRPRLHKELNIFEYGSGNSTAFYAERCNSVTSVEHDEEWIKEVKEMLPTNAQLLFRNLKEDPTSYYNAAPESGKQYDIIIVDGRDRVACTKASVSALSSSGILVLDDTERASYQEAIDFMTEKGFKKIDFWGMAPGMVYNKCTTIFYKVDNCLNI